From the genome of Candidatus Competibacteraceae bacterium:
CGGAGAATAGGGAAACCCCATGAACTTCGTCGCCCCTGATTTCTTGCCGGTGCTGCCGGAACTGTTCGTGCTGGCCATGGCGTGTTTGGTGCTGGTCGTCGATGTGTTCCTGGAACAGCGGCAGCGCCACATTACCTACGGGTTGGCGCAACTGACCTTGCTGGGCGCGGCCCTGCTGACGCTTTTGACCTACGCGCAGGCGCCGGTGACCACGATGTTCGGTCACTACGTCAAGGATGCGATGGGTGATCTGCTGAAGCTGTTCATCTACCTGACCACCGCCGCCGGCTTTCTCTACTCGCGCGATTATCTGCGCCAGCGCGATCTGTTCAAGGGCGAGTACTACGTGCTGGGTCTGTTTGGTGTGCTCGGCATGATGGTCATGGTATCCGCCCACAGCCTGCTCAGCGTGTATCTGGGGTTGGAGTTGCTGTCGTTGTCGCTTTATGCTTTGGTGGCGACCGATCGGGATTCTCCGGTGTCCTCCGAAGCTGCCATGAAGTATTTCGTCCTGGGTTCGCTGGCGTCCGGTATGTTGCTGTACGGCATCTCGATGATCTACGGCGCGACCGGCAGCGTGGATCTCCAAGTGGTGGCCGACGCCGTCGCTAGGCAAGGCGCGGATAATCTGGTCTTGGTGTTCGGACTGGTGTTTTTGGTGGTTGGACTGTCATTCAAGCTGGGCGCGGTGCCTTTTCATATGTGGTTGCCGGACGTTTACCAGGGCGCGCCCACTTCGGTGACCCTGTACATCGGTTCGGCGCCCAAATTGGCGGCTTTCGCCTTGATCATGCGGGTCTTGGTGGATGGCTTGGGTTCGTTGCAGGGCGACTGGCAGCAGATGCTGATCATCCTGGCGGCGCTATCCATGGCGCTGGGAAACCTGGTCGCGATCGTCCAGACCAACATCAAACGGATGTTGGCCTATTCGACTATTTCCCATGTTGGGTTTCTGCTGTTGGGCGTTCTGGCCGGCACGCCGGAGGGCTATGCCGCAGCCATGTTTTACGCCATCGTTTATGTACTGATGGCGGTTGGTGCCTTCGGTCTGATCATCATGCTGAGCCGGACCGGCTTCGAGGCTGAAAATATTGATGACTTCAAGGGTCTGAACGACCGCAATTCGTGGCTGGCGTTCCTGATGATGGTCGTCATGATGTCGATGGCCGGCATTCCGTTCATGGCCGGTTTCTACGCCAAGTGGGTCGTGTTGCAGGCGGTGGTTGATGTGGGGTTGGTGTGGTTGGCGGTCCTCGGCGTGGTGTTCTCGGTGATCGGTGCGTTCTATTATCTGCGGGTGGTCAAGTGCCTTTACTTCGATAAGCCTGAACAGAGCGCGCCTATCGAGATCAGCCGTGACACTGAAATTGTTATCAGCGCCAATGGGCTGTTGTTGGTGGTGTTGGGGTTGTATCCGACCGCGCTGATGAGTTGGTGCGCCACGGCATTGCTGAACTAGGTATCGTTTGGGCATGTCGCAGGGCCTGCTGGTTGGGTTTTGGCTGGGGTTGGCGGTGGTGGCCGCCAACCTGCCTTGGCTGAGTGAACGCTGGCTGTGCACGATTCCGCGTCAGCGGGCTAAGCCTTCTTGGCTGAGGTTGGCCGAGTGGGGATTGCTTTACGGCTTGGTCGTTGGTGTAGGCTTTGGTTTCGAATACAAGACGACCGGTGTCCTGCATACGCAGGGGTGGGAGTTTTATGTGGTGACTTTGTGTCTGTTTGCGGTGAGCGCCATGCCTGGATTTATCTATCGTCACCAGCTGCGGCGCTTACTACAGCAGAGTGGGCAATGATGTCTGGAAGCATTTGAATCGGACATTTCGCCGCCGGACGATGTTCGTGTAGTACCCGACCCTGATCTTCTCTCTGATATTCCTTATGTTCCCCCATTTTTGCTATCGTCGTTCGCCAAACCGACTATCTCGCTAATTTGAAACAGGTCAGCCCCTGATCGGGTACCTCCGCATTGATGTGCCGCACTGTCATATAGGTTGGGCTATCATTCGCTGCCTGTCAGTCACTGCTAGGGCGATCATGTCAAAACAGCATCCGATTATCGCCATTACCGGTTCGTCTGGCGCCGGCACTTCGACGGTTCGGGTCGCGATGG
Proteins encoded in this window:
- the nuoN gene encoding NADH-quinone oxidoreductase subunit NuoN — encoded protein: MNFVAPDFLPVLPELFVLAMACLVLVVDVFLEQRQRHITYGLAQLTLLGAALLTLLTYAQAPVTTMFGHYVKDAMGDLLKLFIYLTTAAGFLYSRDYLRQRDLFKGEYYVLGLFGVLGMMVMVSAHSLLSVYLGLELLSLSLYALVATDRDSPVSSEAAMKYFVLGSLASGMLLYGISMIYGATGSVDLQVVADAVARQGADNLVLVFGLVFLVVGLSFKLGAVPFHMWLPDVYQGAPTSVTLYIGSAPKLAAFALIMRVLVDGLGSLQGDWQQMLIILAALSMALGNLVAIVQTNIKRMLAYSTISHVGFLLLGVLAGTPEGYAAAMFYAIVYVLMAVGAFGLIIMLSRTGFEAENIDDFKGLNDRNSWLAFLMMVVMMSMAGIPFMAGFYAKWVVLQAVVDVGLVWLAVLGVVFSVIGAFYYLRVVKCLYFDKPEQSAPIEISRDTEIVISANGLLLVVLGLYPTALMSWCATALLN
- a CDS encoding DUF2818 family protein, which produces MSQGLLVGFWLGLAVVAANLPWLSERWLCTIPRQRAKPSWLRLAEWGLLYGLVVGVGFGFEYKTTGVLHTQGWEFYVVTLCLFAVSAMPGFIYRHQLRRLLQQSGQ